The Pseudomonas sp. FP2309 genomic sequence TCCACGGCTTCAACAGCGCGCCTGCGTCCAACAAGGCCAGCCAGTTGATCCGGGTGATGGACGCCCTTGGCCTGGCCGATCAATTGCGCGTACCGGCCTTGCATCACCATCCCCGCCAGGCAATTGCTCAGTTGGAAGAGGCGATTGCGCAACTGGGCCGGCCACTGCTGGTCGGCAGCTCACTCGGCGGCTACTATGCAACCCATCTTGCCGAACGCCATGGCCTCAAGGCGCTGCTGGTCAACCCGGCGGTAAGCCCGCATCGGATGTTCGACGGTTACCTGGGTACTCAGAAGAACCTCTACACCGATGAAACCTGGGAACTGACCCACGACCACGTCACCACCCTGGCCGAGCTGGAAGTGCCCGCACCCCAGGACGCTGCGCGCTATCAGGTGTGGTTGCAGACCGGGGATGAAACCTTGGATTATCGCCTCGCCCAGCAGTACTACCGGGCCTGTGCCTTGCGCATCCAGGCCGGTGGCGACCATGGTTACCAAGGGTTCGCCGGGCAATTGCCGGCGCTTTTGAGTTTTGCCGGCATTAGCGCAGACCAGTATCAATCCTTCGACTTTTCGGCACTGTAATTGCCTTGAAAACCGCAGGTTACTTTTTAATCGAACGACTCACGACGAGACCCCATGGCCACTCCCAGCGCTAGCTCTTATAACGCCGACGCCATCGAAGTCCTCTCGGGCCTCGACCCGGTGCGCAAACGCCCCGGCATGTACACCGACACCAGTCGGCCGAACCACCTTGCCCAGGAAGTCATCGACAACAGTGTCGACGAAGCCTTGGCCGGGCACGCCAAGTCGGTGCACGTCATTCTCCACGCTGACCATTCCCTGGAAGTGTCCGACGATGGTCGCGGCATGCCGGTGGACATCCACCCCGAAGAGGGCGTGTCGGGCGTCGAGCTGATCCTCACCAAGCTGCACGCCGGTGGCAAGTTCTCCAACAAGAACTACCAGTTCTCCGGTGGCTTGCACGGTGTAGGCATTTCCGTGGTCAACGCCCTGTCGACCCTGGTACGGGTCAAGGTCAAGCGTGACGGTAATGAGTACCAGATGACGTTCGCCGATGGCTACAAAGCCACCGACCTGGAAGTGATCGGCACCGTTGGCAAGCGCAACACCGGCACCAGCGTGTACTTCGCGCCGGACCCTAAATACTTCGATTCGCCGAAATTCTCCATCAGCCGCCTCAAGCACGTGCTCAAGGCCAAGGCGGTGTTGTGCCCGGGCCTGTTGGTCACCTTTGAAGACAAAGGCACCGGCGAAAAGGTCGAGTGGCATTACGAAGACGGTCTGCGTTCCTACCTGGAAGATTCCGTCAGCGATTTCGAGCGTCTGCCCAACGAACCGTTCTGCGGCAGCCTGGCCGGTAATAAAGAAGCCGTCGACTGGGCGCTGCTGTGGTTGCCCGAAGGCGGCGACAGCGTGCAGGAAAGCTACGTCAACCTGATCCCGACCGCCCAGGGCGGTACCCACGTCAACGGTTTGCGTCAGGGCTTGCTGGACGCGATGCGCGAATTCTGCGAATACCGCAGCCTGCTGCCGCGCGGCGTCAAGCTGGCGCCGGAAGACGTGTGGGAGCGCATTGCGTTCGTGCTGTCGATGAAGATGCAGGAGCCGCAGTTTTCCGGTCAGACCAAGGAGCGCCTGTCGTCCCGCGAGGCCGCAGCATTTGTTTCGGGTGTGGTCAAAGACGCCTTCAGCCTGTGGCTCAACGAGCACCCGGAGCTGGGCCTGGCCCTGGCGGAGCTGGCGATCAACAACGCCGGCCGTCGCCTCAAGGCCAGCAAAAAGGTCGAACGCAAGCGCATCACCCAGGGCCCGGCATTGCCTGGCAAGCTGGCTGACTGCGCCGGGCAGGACCCGATGCGCTCCGAACTGTTCCTGGTGGAAGGCGATTCCGCCGGTGGTTCCGCCAAGCAAGCGCGGGACAAGGAATTCCAGGCAATCCTGCCGTTGCGCGGCAAGATCCTCAACACCTGGGAAGTCGATGGCAGCGAAGTTCTGGCCAGCCAGGAAGTGCACAACATCGCCGTGGCTATTGGTGTCGACCCGGGCGCGGCAGACATGAGCCAACTGCGTTACGGCAAAATTTGCATCCTGGCCGACGCCGACTCCGACGGTCTGCACATCGCCACTTTGCTGTGTGCGCTGTTCGTGCAGCACTTCCGCCCGTTGGTGGATGCCGGTCACGTCTACGTCGCCATGCCGCCGCTGTACCGCATCGACTTGGGCAAAGAGATTTTCTACGCCCTCGACGAAGCCGAGCGTGACGGCATTCTCGACCGCCTCGTGGCCGAGAAAAAGCGCGGCAAGCCCCAGGTCACGCGATTCAAGGGGCTGGGTGAGATGAACCCGCCGCAACTGCGTGAAACCACCATGGACCCGAACACCCGGCGCC encodes the following:
- a CDS encoding YqiA/YcfP family alpha/beta fold hydrolase; the protein is MSASILYIHGFNSAPASNKASQLIRVMDALGLADQLRVPALHHHPRQAIAQLEEAIAQLGRPLLVGSSLGGYYATHLAERHGLKALLVNPAVSPHRMFDGYLGTQKNLYTDETWELTHDHVTTLAELEVPAPQDAARYQVWLQTGDETLDYRLAQQYYRACALRIQAGGDHGYQGFAGQLPALLSFAGISADQYQSFDFSAL
- the parE gene encoding DNA topoisomerase IV subunit B translates to MATPSASSYNADAIEVLSGLDPVRKRPGMYTDTSRPNHLAQEVIDNSVDEALAGHAKSVHVILHADHSLEVSDDGRGMPVDIHPEEGVSGVELILTKLHAGGKFSNKNYQFSGGLHGVGISVVNALSTLVRVKVKRDGNEYQMTFADGYKATDLEVIGTVGKRNTGTSVYFAPDPKYFDSPKFSISRLKHVLKAKAVLCPGLLVTFEDKGTGEKVEWHYEDGLRSYLEDSVSDFERLPNEPFCGSLAGNKEAVDWALLWLPEGGDSVQESYVNLIPTAQGGTHVNGLRQGLLDAMREFCEYRSLLPRGVKLAPEDVWERIAFVLSMKMQEPQFSGQTKERLSSREAAAFVSGVVKDAFSLWLNEHPELGLALAELAINNAGRRLKASKKVERKRITQGPALPGKLADCAGQDPMRSELFLVEGDSAGGSAKQARDKEFQAILPLRGKILNTWEVDGSEVLASQEVHNIAVAIGVDPGAADMSQLRYGKICILADADSDGLHIATLLCALFVQHFRPLVDAGHVYVAMPPLYRIDLGKEIFYALDEAERDGILDRLVAEKKRGKPQVTRFKGLGEMNPPQLRETTMDPNTRRLVQLTLEDYAATSEMMDMLLAKKRAPDRKSWLESKGNLAEVLG